In Nitrospira sp., one genomic interval encodes:
- a CDS encoding TolC family protein, which translates to MTSGTLRRVLTIGSLTAILLGMTPVAFGLDVTKPLPAERREAISLADAVVRALQNNLDISISRHTKESRLADIVIEQAKFDPTISLNGQYNRQVAPLNRPILGFTGANLQEITKFDQNTSTVTADITQNLPTGANYDLNYSPQRNYVSGPNTFLFNPAWTGGLALTVTQPLLKNFGMELNRTFISIAQNNATVEQHVFLDRVLTVVASVEQTFWEVVFANENLKVAQAALKAAEELLASNRAKAKAGVMSIVDVLQAEAAVASRVEQILVAEKAIRDQEDQLRRLLNPAEEDLRQDLRLTPTDPPITTLEPLSLQETIDIAMERRPEILQAAKNVETSDLNVKFAKNQLLPTLSVQGTMGLSGLGADYDDSTRRNFGGDFYNYGAGLVLSYPLGNRSAYSTYNKRQLESRNAQSSLQSVRQQVIVGVREAVRRVQTDFKRIETTRSARIMSEKQLQAEQERLKVGLSTTRFVLDFQRDLATSQGNELRAIVDYNKSLSNLARNKATTLERYNLRLD; encoded by the coding sequence ATGACGAGCGGGACGTTACGGCGTGTCCTTACCATCGGCAGCCTGACAGCAATCTTGCTTGGGATGACACCGGTCGCGTTCGGACTGGACGTCACCAAACCTCTTCCCGCCGAACGGCGTGAAGCCATTTCACTCGCCGACGCCGTCGTCCGGGCGCTTCAAAACAATCTCGACATCAGCATCAGCCGGCACACCAAAGAAAGCCGCCTGGCCGACATCGTCATCGAACAGGCGAAATTCGATCCCACGATCAGTCTCAACGGGCAATACAACCGGCAAGTGGCGCCGCTCAATCGCCCCATCCTTGGATTCACGGGAGCCAATCTCCAAGAGATCACCAAGTTCGACCAGAATACCTCCACCGTCACCGCCGACATCACGCAGAATCTTCCGACCGGCGCAAACTACGATTTGAACTATAGTCCCCAGCGCAACTATGTCAGCGGCCCCAACACATTCTTATTCAATCCAGCTTGGACCGGCGGCTTGGCGCTGACCGTGACGCAGCCCTTGCTCAAAAATTTCGGGATGGAACTCAACCGCACGTTCATTTCCATCGCCCAGAATAATGCCACGGTCGAACAACATGTGTTCCTCGATCGTGTTTTGACCGTCGTTGCCAGCGTGGAACAAACGTTCTGGGAAGTCGTCTTCGCCAATGAAAACCTGAAAGTCGCCCAAGCCGCGCTGAAAGCCGCGGAAGAACTCTTGGCCAGCAATCGCGCGAAGGCGAAAGCCGGCGTCATGTCCATCGTCGACGTGTTGCAGGCCGAAGCGGCGGTCGCGTCGCGAGTCGAACAAATTCTGGTGGCGGAAAAGGCCATTCGCGATCAGGAAGACCAGCTCCGCCGCCTGCTCAATCCCGCTGAAGAGGATCTCCGTCAGGACCTGCGGCTGACGCCGACCGACCCGCCGATTACCACGCTCGAACCCCTCAGCCTGCAGGAAACCATCGATATCGCCATGGAACGCCGCCCCGAGATCCTCCAGGCGGCCAAGAACGTCGAGACCAGCGACCTGAATGTGAAGTTTGCCAAAAATCAGTTGCTGCCGACGCTGTCGGTGCAGGGCACGATGGGGTTATCCGGTTTGGGTGCCGATTACGATGATTCCACAAGACGCAACTTCGGCGGCGATTTTTACAATTATGGCGCAGGCCTGGTCCTCAGTTATCCGCTCGGGAACCGGTCGGCCTACAGCACCTACAACAAGCGGCAGCTGGAATCGCGCAACGCGCAATCTTCGCTGCAGAGCGTGCGGCAGCAGGTGATCGTCGGTGTTCGCGAAGCGGTCCGGCGAGTTCAAACCGACTTCAAGCGCATCGAAACCACCCGCTCGGCCCGCATCATGTCTGAGAAGCAGCTCCAAGCAGAGCAGGAGCGCTTGAAGGTCGGCCTGAGCACGACGCGGTTCGTGCTCGATTTCCAACGCGACTTGGCCACCTCGCAGGGCAACGAGCTGCGAGCCATCGTCGACTACAACAAATCGCTCTCGAACTTGGCCCGCAACAAGGCCACCACCCTTGAACGTTACAACCTCCGGCTCGACTGA
- a CDS encoding glycosyltransferase family 4 protein, with amino-acid sequence MRIAQVSPLWESVPPKLYGGTERIVSYLTEELVRQGHDVTLFASGDSVTQAKLESPCQQALRLNTGIFNREAPLIQMMEQVFSVADQFDVIHSHLDFLAFSLSRRCRVPVVTTLHGRLDLPELVPVFRDFAELPLVSISNSQRKPLPWCNWQGTVYHGLPQDLYTFHPEPGKYLAFLGRVSPEKCPDQAIELAKRVGIPLKMAAKVDPADRAYFERAVEPLLDHPLIDFVGEITDAQKSDFVGNAIGLVCPYDWPEPFGLVLIESLACGTPVLAYRRGSIPEIIDHGVTGLISDNLDEMVSQVEKLGAIDRRRCRQVFDERFTAQRMTSDYLKIYQQLVADAAAFPGQTGQQHASNL; translated from the coding sequence ATGAGGATTGCCCAGGTTTCCCCGCTGTGGGAGAGCGTGCCCCCGAAGTTGTACGGAGGAACGGAGCGGATTGTCTCGTACTTGACTGAGGAATTGGTGCGGCAAGGTCATGACGTGACCCTGTTTGCCAGCGGCGATTCGGTTACGCAAGCCAAACTGGAATCTCCCTGTCAGCAGGCGCTGCGGTTGAACACGGGCATCTTTAATCGTGAAGCGCCGCTCATCCAAATGATGGAGCAGGTGTTCAGCGTCGCGGATCAGTTCGATGTCATCCACTCGCATCTGGACTTCCTGGCATTCTCGCTCTCGCGCCGTTGCCGGGTTCCGGTCGTCACGACCCTGCATGGACGGCTGGATTTGCCGGAATTGGTCCCGGTCTTCCGCGACTTTGCTGAATTGCCGCTCGTCTCGATCTCCAACTCCCAGCGCAAGCCGCTTCCCTGGTGCAACTGGCAGGGCACCGTGTACCATGGGTTGCCGCAAGATCTCTATACCTTCCATCCGGAGCCTGGCAAATACCTGGCATTCCTCGGGCGGGTGTCTCCGGAAAAGTGCCCCGATCAAGCCATCGAACTGGCGAAACGGGTGGGAATCCCGTTGAAGATGGCCGCAAAGGTGGACCCTGCGGATCGGGCCTATTTCGAGCGGGCTGTCGAACCATTGCTCGACCATCCGTTGATCGACTTCGTGGGCGAGATTACCGACGCGCAGAAGAGCGATTTCGTCGGGAATGCGATCGGGTTGGTGTGCCCCTACGATTGGCCGGAGCCGTTTGGTCTCGTGTTGATCGAGAGCCTCGCCTGTGGTACACCGGTCCTCGCTTACCGACGAGGCTCCATCCCGGAAATTATCGATCACGGCGTGACGGGCTTGATCAGTGACAATCTCGATGAGATGGTCAGCCAGGTGGAGAAGCTTGGCGCGATTGATCGTCGCCGCTGCCGGCAGGTCTTCGATGAGCGGTTTACCGCGCAGCGCATGACGAGCGACTACCTCAAAATCTACCAACAGCTGGTTGCCGACGCGGCCGCATTCCCGGGGCAGACGGGCCAGCAACACGCGTCGAACCTCTAA
- a CDS encoding MFS transporter has product MAETSQPTSESTVSGWRLLGTKDFGCLWAGQVISQIGDGLNKVALLWFVYELTGSALKMTAIGLLQTIPPLVFGPLIGVYLDCLPKKTVMIVVDILRALMVLLIPLFYTLDMLTLERLYVLVFLISIVSTVFGPALASAVPSIVQRSQLTTANAFLQSTTNIGVLLGPAISGLGIALIGAQNVLYVDAATFFVSALCLLPIHVRDTRKVKGMEALSTPVIQDMMVGFRFVFLQHRVVFALMITAVLYNLAISAFVFLLPVVAKELLQVGPMELGWLWSALGVGMLAASLWLARTPQGTFQDRVGKIGRSLAIGGMAVCALGLIQTPVLFSTFLLIIVIGGTTSLFYPVVWAMLQEVTPEHLLGRVFTTFSTGGMASAMVGMAGFGWAADAIGPAASLIGIGLLLLLTAMVTVHVSRRDLVTSPVVAA; this is encoded by the coding sequence ATGGCAGAAACGTCTCAGCCCACCTCAGAGTCCACTGTCTCCGGCTGGCGATTGCTGGGTACCAAAGACTTCGGCTGCCTGTGGGCAGGCCAAGTCATTTCCCAGATCGGCGACGGATTGAACAAGGTTGCGCTCCTCTGGTTCGTCTACGAGCTGACCGGGTCGGCGCTTAAGATGACCGCCATCGGGTTGCTGCAAACCATCCCACCGTTGGTGTTCGGCCCCCTGATCGGGGTGTACCTGGATTGTCTCCCGAAGAAAACGGTGATGATCGTGGTGGACATCTTACGCGCCTTGATGGTCCTGCTCATACCGTTGTTTTACACGCTGGACATGCTGACTCTTGAACGGTTGTATGTGCTGGTGTTTCTCATTTCGATCGTCTCGACGGTGTTCGGGCCGGCGCTGGCGTCCGCCGTTCCTTCCATTGTCCAACGCTCTCAGCTTACGACGGCCAATGCGTTTCTCCAGAGCACCACGAACATCGGGGTGTTGCTGGGGCCTGCCATCAGCGGCTTGGGTATTGCGTTGATCGGCGCGCAAAACGTGCTCTATGTGGATGCGGCGACTTTCTTTGTGTCCGCGCTATGCTTGCTGCCCATCCATGTGCGGGATACCCGGAAGGTCAAGGGCATGGAAGCTCTCTCCACGCCGGTTATTCAGGACATGATGGTGGGGTTCCGCTTCGTGTTCCTGCAGCATCGGGTGGTGTTTGCCTTGATGATCACTGCCGTGTTGTACAACCTAGCGATCAGCGCATTCGTATTCTTGCTGCCGGTTGTGGCCAAGGAATTGTTGCAGGTTGGTCCCATGGAGCTGGGGTGGTTATGGTCGGCTTTGGGCGTTGGGATGCTGGCCGCATCCCTCTGGCTGGCCAGGACTCCGCAGGGTACCTTCCAGGATCGCGTCGGAAAGATCGGCCGCTCGCTGGCGATCGGCGGGATGGCGGTCTGCGCGTTGGGATTGATTCAAACTCCGGTGCTGTTCAGCACGTTTCTCCTGATCATCGTCATCGGAGGAACGACATCGCTCTTCTATCCAGTGGTGTGGGCCATGCTTCAGGAGGTGACTCCGGAACACCTGCTGGGGCGCGTGTTCACCACCTTCAGCACCGGGGGCATGGCATCGGCCATGGTGGGTATGGCCGGATTCGGCTGGGCGGCTGATGCCATTGGTCCTGCCGCAAGCTTGATCGGAATCGGCCTGCTTCTCTTACTCACGGCGATGGTCACGGTTCACGTCAGCCGGCGTGATCTGGTCACGAGCCCGGTCGTCGCTGCCTAG
- a CDS encoding BON domain-containing protein, producing MRMTHIGCLTGVLALVGVWGVWVEPAVVLAESGGESKADAPPRPKDPDVKAKESEPKLKEQESRPKESDTKPVEQKQKEPEVKAKESEPKAKDGEGKAKEPDAKPKEADAKPKEGPKPKESEHKGKESEQKPKETELKANKEVEPIPERPCPSPQHATEAKLSTEGPAPAGEGTGDRAKSPEPEAKKPMRSSMVTAKLALMADPRLFPYDIEVDMKDKDLVLLGKVAQESDKRVATDIVRCLEGVHAVENRLKVETDATHGLMAERDKVLTQLVKERFEKSKTLQSVKFDVKTEDGVVTLSGTTRFQIIVLEAAQAARQVPGVRAVNTEGVRLVAGE from the coding sequence ATGCGCATGACGCACATCGGATGTCTGACGGGTGTTCTCGCACTCGTTGGAGTGTGGGGAGTCTGGGTGGAACCTGCGGTGGTCCTGGCCGAATCGGGTGGGGAAAGCAAGGCTGATGCTCCGCCGCGACCCAAAGATCCTGACGTGAAGGCGAAGGAGTCGGAGCCCAAACTTAAAGAACAGGAGTCCAGGCCAAAGGAATCAGACACGAAGCCCGTTGAGCAGAAGCAGAAGGAACCGGAGGTGAAGGCGAAGGAGTCCGAACCGAAGGCGAAGGACGGTGAGGGGAAAGCCAAAGAGCCGGATGCCAAGCCCAAGGAGGCGGACGCAAAACCGAAGGAAGGACCTAAGCCGAAAGAGTCCGAGCATAAGGGGAAGGAATCGGAACAGAAACCGAAGGAGACGGAACTGAAGGCCAACAAGGAGGTGGAGCCGATTCCAGAGCGGCCCTGCCCGTCTCCCCAGCACGCGACGGAGGCCAAACTTTCTACGGAAGGGCCAGCACCGGCAGGGGAGGGGACGGGCGACCGTGCCAAATCGCCTGAACCGGAAGCGAAAAAACCAATGCGGTCCTCGATGGTCACAGCCAAGCTCGCGCTCATGGCCGACCCGCGGCTCTTTCCCTACGACATCGAGGTGGACATGAAGGACAAGGATCTCGTCCTCCTCGGCAAGGTGGCGCAAGAGTCGGACAAACGGGTTGCCACCGACATCGTGCGCTGTCTCGAAGGAGTTCATGCAGTAGAGAACCGGCTGAAAGTCGAAACCGACGCGACCCATGGGCTCATGGCAGAACGGGATAAGGTGCTGACCCAGTTGGTGAAGGAACGGTTTGAGAAGAGCAAAACCTTGCAATCAGTGAAATTCGATGTAAAAACCGAGGACGGTGTCGTGACCTTGAGTGGAACCACCCGATTTCAGATTATCGTGCTTGAGGCGGCGCAGGCCGCTCGCCAAGTGCCGGGAGTCCGCGCAGTGAATACCGAAGGGGTTCGCCTCGTGGCCGGAGAATAA
- a CDS encoding MFS transporter — MEPRHVSGETVVRPNVKWSPHLLTRDFTLVWWGQMVSQIGDGVSKLALLWFVYAITGSPLKTTMIGLLQTLPPILFGPFIGVIVDRVPKKLLLISSDLIRALVLGVLPCLLPVESFSIERLYVMVFVHAVASAVFGPALTAAIPSLVSRHEFTAANALLQTTTSIGIIVGPALSGVGIATMSSQEVLCVNAVSYVISAACFAFIRFPRTTAPASGDGSLAGTLGDVLEGFHYVLRRQRIILMLIGAASMYTFSTSAFSTLFPVFGKKLLDLGPIEVGYLWSAFGVGLLLVSLGLVSLSAWELPSRIRLMSVASLVSGSALLVMIWTSNRLMAAVLMVVIGMGAGTLTPVAWGVLQEIAPAALLGRVLAIYNLGAMTSAIAGMTIFGWTTQEFGERPSVFGIGIGLLLSAVVAGRVVIWVRRNWTEVKPQPIAEPEAAVVMATQPTSR; from the coding sequence ATGGAGCCACGGCACGTGAGCGGAGAGACGGTCGTACGCCCCAACGTGAAGTGGTCGCCGCACCTGTTGACGCGCGACTTTACGCTCGTCTGGTGGGGCCAGATGGTCTCGCAGATCGGCGACGGCGTCTCCAAGCTGGCGCTGTTGTGGTTCGTGTACGCCATCACCGGCTCCCCCCTCAAGACCACCATGATCGGGCTGCTGCAGACGTTGCCGCCTATTCTCTTCGGGCCCTTTATCGGCGTCATCGTCGATCGTGTGCCGAAGAAACTTCTCCTGATCAGCAGCGATCTGATTCGGGCCCTGGTGCTGGGGGTACTGCCCTGCCTGCTCCCGGTGGAATCATTCAGTATCGAACGCCTGTATGTCATGGTGTTCGTCCATGCGGTCGCATCCGCGGTTTTCGGTCCGGCGTTGACGGCGGCGATTCCCTCGTTGGTTTCTCGTCACGAGTTCACCGCAGCGAATGCGCTCCTTCAGACGACGACGAGTATCGGCATCATCGTCGGACCGGCGTTGAGCGGTGTCGGAATCGCGACGATGAGTTCGCAGGAGGTGCTTTGTGTGAATGCGGTGAGTTACGTCATTTCGGCTGCCTGTTTTGCCTTTATCCGCTTTCCCCGCACGACCGCGCCCGCGTCCGGCGACGGTTCCTTGGCCGGCACGTTGGGCGACGTGTTGGAAGGCTTTCACTATGTGTTGCGGCGGCAGCGCATCATTTTGATGCTCATCGGCGCCGCCTCGATGTACACATTTTCCACGAGCGCCTTCAGTACGCTTTTCCCGGTGTTCGGCAAAAAGTTGCTCGATCTCGGCCCGATTGAGGTGGGTTATTTGTGGTCGGCCTTCGGGGTCGGGCTCTTGCTCGTCTCGTTGGGGTTGGTTTCCCTGTCAGCGTGGGAATTGCCCAGCCGTATACGGCTCATGTCGGTGGCAAGCCTCGTCAGCGGCTCGGCGTTGTTGGTCATGATTTGGACGTCGAATCGCCTGATGGCCGCCGTCCTCATGGTGGTGATCGGCATGGGGGCGGGAACGTTAACGCCGGTGGCCTGGGGGGTTCTGCAGGAGATTGCCCCGGCGGCGCTCCTCGGGCGCGTGCTGGCGATTTACAACCTGGGAGCCATGACGTCGGCCATCGCGGGCATGACGATCTTCGGGTGGACTACGCAGGAATTTGGGGAGCGTCCGAGTGTGTTTGGGATCGGCATCGGACTTCTGTTATCGGCGGTTGTCGCCGGCAGGGTCGTAATCTGGGTGCGAAGGAATTGGACAGAGGTGAAGCCTCAGCCGATCGCGGAGCCGGAAGCGGCCGTCGTGATGGCCACGCAACCGACCAGCCGTTGA
- a CDS encoding amylo-alpha-1,6-glucosidase, with translation MEDIISVNDQFYIRASSSMADNRTRVLKHGETFGVFDRYGDIQPVGSGTQGLFHEGTRFLSREEVFLNNGRPMLLSSTVKEDNALLAVDLTNPDLYEEGRIAIPRGSVHVFRSRLLWNGVGYERFRLSNYSLAPVKMNLSIRFEADFADIFEVRGKKREKKGVLLPNLLQRDLLVLSYQGLDDVVRETRIQFSPAPHEVTASQATFVVELEPKDEQVIAVAVACDVATDRHASLSYDAAMVEAGIATQQEQTQGCLICTSNAQFNEWWNRSLLDLRMMITDTEEGPYPYAGVPWFSTPFGRDGIITALEALWIKPELGRGVLAYLASTQAKDVNPAQDAEPGKILHETRKGEMAALGEIPFGLYYGSVDSTPLFVMLAGAYYERTGDLAFIRSIWNQLEAALTWMDTFGDLDRDGFVEYVRKSPTGLDNQGWKDSHDSISHEDGSLAEGPIALCEVQGYVYDAKLQASKLAEALGYKDRSSQLRRQARSLRERFEEAFWCEDLSTYALALDGRKRPCRVRASNAGHCLYTGIASEERARRLADTLMSPEVFSGWGVRTLADSERRYNPMSYHNGSVWPHDNAMIAAGLSRYGLKAEVEKVMTGLFEASLVVDFHRLPELFCGFVRRPGQGLTRYPVACNPQAWAAGSAFMALQACLGLTILAAERKVIFSHSILPEFIDEMQIKNLRVGRASLDLLLRRHDLDVGITVIRREGHVEVVSVK, from the coding sequence GTGGAAGACATCATCAGCGTCAATGATCAGTTCTATATCCGAGCCAGCTCGTCGATGGCGGACAACCGGACACGTGTGCTCAAGCACGGTGAGACCTTCGGAGTCTTCGACCGATACGGCGATATTCAGCCCGTGGGCAGCGGAACCCAAGGGTTGTTTCACGAGGGGACTCGGTTCTTGTCGCGAGAGGAGGTGTTCCTCAACAACGGCCGACCGATGCTATTGAGTTCGACGGTCAAGGAGGACAATGCCTTGCTGGCCGTCGATCTCACGAATCCCGACCTCTATGAGGAGGGGCGCATTGCCATTCCTCGCGGCAGTGTCCATGTGTTTCGTTCGCGGCTGCTCTGGAATGGCGTGGGATACGAACGGTTCCGGCTTTCGAACTATAGCCTGGCGCCGGTCAAGATGAACTTGTCGATTCGGTTTGAAGCGGACTTTGCGGACATCTTCGAGGTGCGAGGCAAGAAACGTGAAAAGAAAGGTGTCTTGTTGCCGAATCTCTTGCAGCGGGACCTGTTGGTGTTGAGTTATCAGGGACTCGACGACGTTGTCCGAGAGACGAGGATTCAGTTCTCTCCTGCGCCGCACGAGGTCACCGCATCACAAGCCACGTTTGTCGTAGAACTCGAGCCGAAGGATGAACAGGTGATCGCGGTGGCGGTGGCCTGCGATGTGGCTACCGACCGACATGCCTCGCTATCGTACGATGCGGCGATGGTGGAAGCGGGGATAGCGACCCAACAAGAGCAGACTCAAGGTTGTCTCATCTGCACATCGAATGCCCAATTCAACGAGTGGTGGAATCGGTCCCTGTTGGATTTGCGCATGATGATAACAGACACGGAGGAGGGGCCCTATCCCTACGCCGGCGTGCCCTGGTTTAGTACGCCTTTTGGGCGAGACGGCATCATTACAGCACTCGAGGCCTTGTGGATCAAGCCCGAACTGGGGCGAGGGGTCTTGGCCTACCTGGCCTCCACGCAGGCCAAGGACGTGAACCCGGCGCAGGATGCGGAACCGGGCAAGATCCTGCACGAGACGCGAAAAGGCGAAATGGCCGCGCTCGGCGAAATTCCCTTCGGGCTCTATTATGGCAGCGTCGATTCTACGCCGTTGTTCGTGATGTTGGCCGGTGCCTATTATGAACGGACCGGAGATTTGGCCTTCATCCGTTCGATATGGAATCAACTTGAGGCGGCGCTCACGTGGATGGATACGTTCGGTGATCTGGATCGTGATGGGTTCGTGGAGTACGTGCGGAAATCACCGACCGGGTTGGACAATCAGGGCTGGAAGGATTCCCATGACTCCATCTCGCATGAGGATGGTTCCCTGGCTGAAGGGCCGATCGCGCTTTGTGAGGTGCAAGGATATGTTTACGATGCGAAGCTGCAAGCGTCGAAGCTGGCGGAGGCGCTGGGGTATAAAGACCGATCGAGTCAGCTTCGTCGCCAGGCGCGGTCGTTGAGAGAGCGGTTTGAAGAGGCATTTTGGTGCGAAGACCTCTCCACCTATGCCCTCGCGTTGGACGGACGGAAGCGGCCCTGCCGTGTCAGGGCGTCCAATGCCGGCCATTGCCTGTACACCGGAATTGCGAGCGAGGAACGGGCGAGGCGGTTAGCCGATACGCTCATGTCCCCGGAGGTGTTCAGTGGATGGGGCGTGCGAACACTGGCGGACTCGGAACGACGGTACAATCCCATGTCGTACCACAATGGATCGGTCTGGCCGCACGACAATGCTATGATCGCAGCGGGTCTCTCGCGCTATGGGTTGAAGGCGGAGGTGGAAAAGGTCATGACCGGACTCTTCGAGGCAAGCCTCGTCGTCGATTTTCACCGTCTGCCCGAGTTGTTTTGCGGCTTTGTGCGGAGGCCAGGCCAGGGGCTCACGCGCTATCCTGTCGCGTGTAATCCTCAGGCGTGGGCTGCCGGTTCCGCCTTCATGGCATTGCAGGCCTGTCTGGGGCTGACCATTCTCGCGGCCGAGCGCAAAGTGATCTTCAGCCATTCGATCTTGCCTGAATTCATTGATGAAATGCAGATCAAGAATCTTAGGGTAGGCAGAGCGTCATTGGATTTGCTGTTGCGCCGACACGACCTGGATGTCGGAATCACGGTGATTCGACGGGAAGGCCACGTCGAGGTCGTGTCGGTCAAGTAG
- a CDS encoding M28 family peptidase codes for MLFTTRRPPRRLSTFHRVGPSRPLILAFAWCLLTTTCFGEEPLTLPSTLAQALEAISADRMRADVRTLSSPAFNGRQTGTVGDHASADFVRQRLESLLSPPGQIELQAAPVTTTSIGQDPLLRFSRGTHDSSASIGTDYLPILDSPSADVTAKVVFVGYGIADPAGGLDEYAELDVRNKIVLFLRGKPDRYEKVVSHAEKERVAREHGAVGYLTAVGPILSPYELRRGVTGKPSAFYGLSAPGPAIPGAWISTALASTILRNERSDGEDRLQRLQQQIQDQLAPRSEGTSVTVTMRWQSEQRDGMLYNVLAVLSGSGQAGDEETLVIGAHRDHFGRQGGLLFAGADDNASGTAVLLEVARVLASSHTKRKRSIVFASFSGEEQGLLGSSAYVAHPLMPLRSTVAMLNVDHAAAGNGRLTIGVTGLEKDIVQQAGRLAGSVDRVDVFGFFPGGDHVPFKEAGIPTVTIVSGGVHPHFHQPTDTADTVNADILLAVARMVLATAWQLADTP; via the coding sequence ATGCTGTTCACCACTCGCCGTCCCCCCCGCCGACTCTCAACCTTCCACCGAGTCGGCCCCTCTCGGCCTCTCATCCTCGCCTTTGCCTGGTGCCTGCTGACCACCACCTGTTTCGGAGAAGAGCCCCTCACTCTACCAAGCACCCTGGCCCAAGCACTGGAAGCGATTTCCGCCGACCGCATGCGTGCCGATGTCCGTACCCTGAGTAGCCCCGCATTCAACGGCCGCCAGACCGGCACGGTCGGCGATCACGCCTCTGCCGACTTTGTCAGGCAACGGTTGGAGAGCCTCCTATCGCCGCCGGGACAAATCGAACTCCAAGCCGCACCGGTTACGACCACGAGTATCGGACAGGACCCGTTGCTTCGGTTCTCTCGGGGAACGCATGATTCTTCGGCCTCCATCGGAACGGACTATCTGCCCATCCTCGATTCACCATCCGCCGACGTGACCGCCAAGGTTGTCTTCGTCGGATATGGCATTGCCGACCCAGCTGGCGGATTAGACGAGTATGCGGAATTGGATGTGCGGAACAAGATCGTCCTCTTTCTCCGCGGCAAACCCGACCGATACGAGAAAGTCGTTTCCCATGCCGAGAAGGAGCGCGTCGCGCGGGAGCATGGTGCCGTCGGATACCTCACTGCCGTCGGCCCGATCCTCTCTCCGTACGAGCTGCGGCGCGGCGTGACCGGCAAGCCCAGCGCATTTTACGGATTGAGCGCTCCAGGGCCGGCCATTCCCGGCGCCTGGATCAGCACCGCTCTGGCCTCAACCATCTTGCGCAACGAACGATCCGATGGAGAAGATCGACTGCAGCGGCTACAACAACAGATTCAAGACCAGCTGGCACCGCGCTCGGAAGGGACCTCCGTAACCGTCACGATGCGATGGCAAAGCGAGCAGCGCGACGGCATGCTCTACAATGTACTGGCGGTGCTTTCAGGGTCGGGGCAAGCAGGAGATGAAGAAACTCTCGTGATCGGGGCTCACCGCGATCATTTCGGCCGGCAAGGCGGGCTCCTGTTTGCCGGAGCCGACGACAATGCCTCGGGGACTGCCGTGTTACTGGAAGTCGCGCGCGTGCTCGCGTCCAGCCACACGAAGCGGAAGCGCTCAATCGTCTTCGCGTCTTTTAGCGGCGAAGAGCAGGGCCTACTCGGCTCCTCCGCCTATGTCGCGCACCCTCTCATGCCGCTCCGTTCCACGGTCGCGATGCTCAACGTAGACCATGCGGCGGCCGGCAATGGGCGACTGACGATCGGCGTAACAGGCCTGGAAAAGGACATCGTTCAACAGGCGGGACGGCTGGCAGGATCGGTCGATCGCGTCGATGTGTTCGGATTTTTCCCCGGGGGCGACCACGTCCCCTTCAAGGAAGCCGGAATTCCCACGGTCACCATTGTGAGCGGGGGAGTCCATCCACACTTCCATCAGCCGACCGACACAGCCGACACGGTCAATGCCGACATTCTGCTCGCGGTCGCCCGCATGGTCTTGGCCACGGCCTGGCAGTTGGCCGACACGCCATAG
- a CDS encoding DUF5069 domain-containing protein: protein MDLRQRPPRRWSESLGGLIWLPRLIDKVRAFQAGTLGAYAYPSALDRSFMRSFHLTPALIERLVRENSSEESLGRAVRALIPMTDEEIDHRTELFRRNYRLAFALLDRDDGYISGIGYPLPRFLQAPLWRWYQRWSSRKASATTI from the coding sequence ATGGATCTTCGTCAACGACCACCTCGACGATGGAGCGAGTCTCTCGGCGGACTCATTTGGTTGCCTCGACTGATCGACAAAGTGCGGGCCTTTCAAGCCGGCACCCTCGGAGCTTATGCCTATCCTTCCGCTTTGGATCGGTCATTTATGCGCTCTTTTCACCTTACGCCTGCGCTCATCGAACGACTCGTGAGGGAGAACTCGTCGGAAGAATCCCTCGGTCGAGCAGTCCGAGCACTGATTCCCATGACCGATGAAGAGATTGACCACCGCACTGAGTTGTTCCGTCGTAACTATCGTCTGGCCTTCGCCCTCTTGGATCGGGATGATGGGTATATCAGCGGTATCGGCTATCCGCTCCCCCGATTTCTGCAAGCTCCGCTCTGGCGTTGGTACCAACGCTGGTCGAGTCGTAAGGCTTCTGCAACCACCATCTGA